From the genome of Canis lupus baileyi chromosome 32, mCanLup2.hap1, whole genome shotgun sequence, one region includes:
- the CLK3 gene encoding dual specificity protein kinase CLK3 isoform X3, which produces MSDWFNFHGHMCIAFELLGKNTFEFLKENNFQPYPLPHVRHMAYQLCHALRFLHENQLTHTDLKPENILFVNSEFETLYNEHKSCEEKSVKNTSIRVADFGSATFDHEHHTTIVATRHYRPPEVILELGWAQPCDVWSIGCILFEYYRGFTLFQTHENREHLVMMEKILGPIPSHMIHRTRKQKYFYKGGLVWDENSSDGRYVKENCKPLKSYMLQDSLEHVQLFDLMRRMLEFDPAQRITLAEALLHPFFAGLTPEERSFHTSRNPSR; this is translated from the exons ATGTCGGACTGGTTCAACTTCCACGGTCACATGTGCATCGCCTTCGAGCTCCTGGGCAAGAACACCTTCGAGTTCCTGAAGGAGAACAACTTCCAGCCTTACCCCCTGCCGCACGTCCGCCACATGGCCTACCAGCTCTGCCACGCCCTCAGAT TTCTACACGAAAACCAACTGACCCACACAGACTTGAAGCCAGAGAACATCTTGTTTGTGAATTCGGAGTTTGAAACCCTCTACAATGAGCACAAG AGCTGCGAGGAGAAGTCGGTGAAGAACACCAGCATCCGAGTGGCTGACTTCGGCAGTGCTACCTTTGACCACGAGCACCACACGACCATCGTGGCCACCCGTCACTATCGCCCACCTGAGGTGATTCTTG AGCTGGGCTGGGCACAGCCCTGTGACGTCTGGAGCATCGGCTGCATTCTCTTTGAGTACTACCGGGGCTTCACGCTCTTTCAG acccatgaaaaccGTGAACACTTGGTGATGATGGAGAAGATCCTAGGGCCCATCCCGTCACACATGATCCACCGCACCAG gAAACAGAAGTATTTCTACAAAGGGGGCCTGGTTTGGGATGAGAACAGCTCTGATGGCCGGTATGTGAAGGAGAACTGCAAACCTCTGAAG AGTTACATGCTCCAGGACTCCTTGGAGCACGTGCAGCTGTTTGACCTGATGAGGAGGATGTTAGAATTTGACCCTGCCCAGCGCATCACACTGGCGGAGGCCCTGCTGCACCCCTTCTTTGCTGGCCTGACCCCTGAGGAGCGGTCCTTCCACACCAGCCGCAACCCGAGCAGATGA